The Bradyrhizobium sp. CCGB01 genome segment CCCTCGCGAGGAAGCTTGAATCCTGCGCAGTGGGGCATCGACACCTTGCGGCCCAGGGTGTAAATTCCTCGTGCCGCTGGTGAGAAACAGCATGGCCAGGATCTTACCTCTCTCACGAAAGGCCGCGACGATCCTTGCTGGGGTCGCTATCGGAGCTGCAGTAGCGTGGGAGGCAGAGGCACAGCCCAGAACGTTGCCCGATCTTACCGTATCCATGAGCGCGGCGCCGGTCGACGTGCTTGTCGGCAGGGCCTACGAAATCCAGATCATAATTGCCAATACGTCACCCGGATCACGCCGACCATCTCTGCTCAGAGACGCGCCGCCGATTGTACCCACCCCTCCAGTTGGAGGACTTGAAGTACCTCGATCCGGCGCACCTACAATCGCCGAAGGCGGGGCCGATGTGCAGAAAGCGCTTCTGAAGCTCACAACGACTTTCGCGGGTCATCGGCCAGTCTCAATTCAAACGCAACCGCTTATTTCCACCATAAGGTGCGATCCAGCAGCTGGTGTTGGGATGGAGCCTGATCCGACGACCGATATCTGTCGGTTTGGCCCCCTCAACAAAGGCGGACGCTGGACGATCACCCTGGTCTACCCCGCCGTGGGCTATATGCGGGGACCTCGGGGCGTGACCCTGCTTCCTGGCAATATGGCACCCGTCAGGTATGAGGCGCACATCGACTATCCTAATCAGATTGTCGAACGAGACGAGACGAACAATAAAGCCCAAGTTTCAATAAAGGTTCAAATCCCCACACAGGGGCCAGCGGGTGGGCCAGTTACAGGAGGTAATACCGAGCCCGCAGGATCCACAAGACAGTCGTTTTATTTTGACGGGTATCGTACCTGTAAAACGGGAGTCTCGTGCACCGAAAAGCTCTGCTCATGGGGTCAGGGGGTGGATATGAGTCTAGCTGGCACGAGAACTTTCTTTTGCCCCCTCTGCGGCAACGTTCCGATTTGTGGCCAGTTGAGGGAATGGGGTGAACTGAAGAACCGGGCGACTTTTAGGGGGCGTGAAAATTGTCCGTATCCGATGCCCGTGGGCTTCTGCTGAGGCTTAATCGAGGCGCTGCTGATAGAGGACTGGCTTTCGGTCGACTGTCGTGCAGCGTTCGAACAGCAGGCGCTCAGGAACGTGCTTGATAGAGACGCAGCAATCAGTCCATCTCATGTAAGGTTAAGAGCCTGTGGAGAGGAAGGATGGCCGGAGATCATTTCTATACGATTTCTGCCGCTGAACGCGACGCCGCCGTTCAGAATTCCAACTACAAGTCGGAAGGGACGGCGTGCTGGGTAATCGCACCTGATTCCCCTCTCGTTAACCCTAGAGGCCTTGGTGAACATTTCTACACAACCTCCGCGTCCGAACGCGACAATGCGGTCGCGAACGTGGGTTATCTTAGCGAGGGTGTAAGCTGTTTCGTCTTAGAGAGTCAGCTCTTTGGAAGCGTACCGCTATATCGCATGGTGAGCGGGATTAATGGCGACCACTTCTACACAATATCCGCGGCGGAACGCGATAATGCGATTGCCAACCTCAACTATACTAGTGAGGGCGTCGCATGCTATGTTTTCGATATTAAGACCGCGGAGAACTCCCCGCTGTTTCGCCTCCTAAGCAAGAATACCGGGGAGCATTTTTATACTACTTCGGTGCTCGAGCGAGACAACGCCATCGCAAATCTTAACTATGCGGATGAAGGCACTAAATGCTTCGTCTATACGGCGCCTCGACCGAATGCCGTCGCCTTCCACAGACTTGTCCGAGCAAGCGACCCTCAAGCGCCCGTCCCATTATTTCGCGCCTACAACCCGAACAATGGGGATCATTTTTACACCACGTCCGCTGTGGAGGCGGATTTCGCCGTCCAAAGATACGGCTACAGGGGCGAAGGCAAGGCCTGCTACGTCTATGACAAACCTCGAGGTGGAGTAACTCCATTCTACCGTTGCGTCAGCACAAAGATCGGAGACCATTTCTATACAACAGATCTCGCTGAACGGGATAATGCTGTTGCAGCGTTGGGCTATCGTGACGAAGGAGTTGCCTGCTACGTCTACGCAAATCAGACGCAAGGGTTCGTACCTCTATACCGCCTCGTGCAGACAGCCGCCGCCGCTGCTCGTATTCCTGACGGCCGTCCACAGGTTCAACGCGCAGAACTCACGTGGCTAAATACATGGATTCAACCAACGCAATTCCCGAAACCGGGACAAGCTTTTGTCGTCTATTTCAGCCTTGCGAACATTGGCAACAAGGCGTCGGGGCCATTCAAGATTCGCCTCGAGCTTGATGGGGGCGCGTCAAGAACAGACATAGCAGCCCCAGGGTACAATCCAGGACAAGGCGACTACGTGTATTGGCAGTTTCCGTATGGTTTGGGGGTGGGCCATCACTATGTTTATGCCTATCTCGATATTTTGAATCAGGTCCCAGAGAGCAGCAAAGCAAACAACATCAGTTACAGTGGATTCGGAGTTTCATAGAAAGCTTCCTCGGCACGAGCAGCCCGGATGAGCATCAACGCGCAGATCCGGACTTCGCCGAGGATTCCGCCGGCTCCCCCTAGCTCTCTATTCGGCGGTCAGAGAGTTATCACGAAGCTCCGCTTTGGACTGGGCCGAAATAAGAGTACGAGCGAAGCTGCGGCTCGCGCGGAAGGGCACAACAAGGCTCTGGGCTACCTTCTTGCTCAATTCATCAAGGATGCTCAATATAGGTCGCTCCACACTTGTGTGCTACTTACGGACAATGGTTCCCGCTGTTTGATCACCGCGGCGGCTCGGGAGCGTAAGCATCTTCTTCAGTGCCTTGCTCGCATCACCGCGTCCTTGATAAGTGCCGAGCAAAACGCTTGTCGCTATTAGAAGTCACCTAAACCTCCGGCCTCAGTCGCTCACCTACGTAGTGCTCAACGACGCCGAGTTTGAGTGAGGCGCCAATCCTAAGGAATAGGCTGCCCCCAAAAAAGCGAGAGCTTTCCTTTTCGGAAACCAACACGTTCAGAAATCTGCCGATCAGCGGTCCTTCATCAATGCCGGCTCGGGGACTTTTTAGCATCGACGATTGCAACAAACCTGGCACAGACTCGCCGATTTTGATGCTACATCGATACCACTTCGCGAAACTAGAATAAGGAGTCGTTGCGGATCGTCAAATCGAGCGCGCGACAAGTGTCACAGTTTGACGCCAGCGCAGGCCCAACGATCGTATCGGCAAAACTGTATCGACGGACTTCCGCTTTGCTTATCAGCGGGAATATCGCCTCTTGTTTCCGAGCTTTTGGGAAATGCCCAATATCCGTAGCTCGGTCCGCTTAATGATATCGTCGAGGTCCGTCTGCGGCCGTAGCGAAACCAGAAACTAAAACGGCCTCCTGCCCGAAGCGAATCGCTGTGGCCGGCGGCCCCTCGCCACAAAGCGTTGGGGCAGGTCCTTGAAAGTGTTCCTGATTTGAGCACGCTTGCGGCGGCCGGGCTACAACCTAAATTCGTCGCTCATGGCAAAGGGCAAGATGCGAGCTGCGCCGCGCAAGCAGACGACGCTCAAAAAAAAGAAGGCATCCGAGGGGCCTGTCAAGAAGACCACCGGAAAGTCAGGCAAGGGACGGACCTTGCCGGGCGGCAAATCTGCGTCCAAAGCAAGTGCCAAGAAAAAAAGCTCCGCCGACCTACTGGCACGGGCTGGCGGTAGTGCAACGACTGCCGGCGTGACCTTCCAAGCCTCCGTCGGCGCCGTTTTCGCAGTCCAGATGCTCGCAGAGACCGTCATGGATGACCGCCTTGGTCTAGGTGGCGCAAAGCCTTGCGGGATACGGTTTGAAAGTGAAGCCGCTGTCGACGATTGCGGGATCGAGACCGATGCCGGCGGTTGGATCTTCATTCAGGCCAAGACCGGGGTCACGCTATCCGGCAAGGCCGACAGCGACTTGCGGAAAACCGCTGGGCAAATGATCCGACTCTGGCATAGCGCCAGAAGGGGCCACGGGAGGAAGGGATGGGATCGGCCGTTGGATCCATCCAAAGATCGCCTGCTGCTGGCGGCAGGCCCGACATCGAGTGGCAGCGTGACCCGCGACCTCGCGCGCGCGTTGAACACCTGCCGCGCGCAATACGCGGCCCCCTTGCCCAAGGCACAGAAGGACGCCTTAACGACATTCGTCCAAGCCCTGAAAGCGGAGTGGAAGTCCCTTACCAAGGCGCCCGCCCGCGAGAGCGACATTCGTGCACTCCTTCCCCTACTTTTCGTAATTCCATTCGATATGGCGGGCGCCGACCGTGCTGCGGCCGTCGCGGGAGCCGGCCATCTCGTCACTCGACCGAGCACCGGAGCCAATGCCTTCGTGGCGATCGAAAAGCATTGTCAGCACCTGATGGAAGCTAGGCTCGGCGATGGCCCCCTGCAATTTCGTAGCGCTTTGTCCGCTCTTGGCATCTCACTCAAAGCGCCACCGCGTTACGAGGCGGATGTGGCGCAACTTGCCCGATATAGCGTGGAGATGGGCCGCCGGTTGGCGGAATTTGAGAAAACGACTGTCTCCGGCGTCGATATCACCGTCCCGCGGCACGTCACTCAAGCGGTGATGGAAGCCGCACAAAGCGGGTCTTTCCTTGTTATCGGCGAGCCCGGTTCAGGTAAAAGTGCCGTCATCAGCGCTGCGGCAACCGCGCTCCGCGAACAAAAATACGATGTCATTGAGCTGGCGGTCGATCAGTTGCCGGTTGCCTCGGTGGAGGGCTTGCGCCTGGAGCTTGGGCTCGAACACCGCGTCGTCGACGTCCTCCAAAATTGGCCGGGGGCAACACCTGCGTTTCTGTTCATCGATGCGCTGGATGCCACGCGGGGCGGTGCGGGCGAGCAAGTCTTTCGTAGCCTGATCGACGCCGCCGTCAAGTATCCCTCCGCTCGCTGGAGGGTGATTGCCTCCATTCGCTCGTTCGATTTGCGGATGGGCGAACAGTTCCGTTCGTTGTTCAAAGGGACACCGCCATCGGCGGCTTATGCGAGCAAGGACTTTCTCGATATCCGTCACATCACAGTGCCGCCGTGGACGGATGCCGAGTTTTCGGCGTTGCGCGCTAACGCGCCACCTCTGGACCAGGCAATCACGCGCGGCGGCGAGAAGTTGCACGATCTAGCGCGCGTTCCCTTTAACACACGGCTACTTGCTGAACTTATCACGAATGGCGCCACGCCCGAGGCGTTCAACAGCCTCGCATCGCAAGTCGCACTACTTGCGCTCTATTGGCGCAAGCG includes the following:
- a CDS encoding CARDB domain-containing protein; translation: MAGDHFYTISAAERDAAVQNSNYKSEGTACWVIAPDSPLVNPRGLGEHFYTTSASERDNAVANVGYLSEGVSCFVLESQLFGSVPLYRMVSGINGDHFYTISAAERDNAIANLNYTSEGVACYVFDIKTAENSPLFRLLSKNTGEHFYTTSVLERDNAIANLNYADEGTKCFVYTAPRPNAVAFHRLVRASDPQAPVPLFRAYNPNNGDHFYTTSAVEADFAVQRYGYRGEGKACYVYDKPRGGVTPFYRCVSTKIGDHFYTTDLAERDNAVAALGYRDEGVACYVYANQTQGFVPLYRLVQTAAAAARIPDGRPQVQRAELTWLNTWIQPTQFPKPGQAFVVYFSLANIGNKASGPFKIRLELDGGASRTDIAAPGYNPGQGDYVYWQFPYGLGVGHHYVYAYLDILNQVPESSKANNISYSGFGVS